A single Acidimicrobiales bacterium DNA region contains:
- a CDS encoding MBL fold metallo-hydrolase: MIEVTGTHQHAAWQAGVIPDVEKVRPGLWSIPVPIPDSPLRYVLVYCLELDDGVALIDAGWNCDEAWDALGAGLAVAGGSIADVQAVLVTHVHPDHHGLAGRVRAASGAWVGLHPADAALIGDHGSELEALLSSRADLVVESGAPDALAFRMPPVPVAITGPGGFAEPDVLLTDGDRPDLPGWDLRTVWTPGHSPGHVCFYSEDRRLLLSGDHVLPRISPHVARHSSRHPDPLGDFLRSLTKVRALPVDEVLPAHEYRFAGLDRRVDQLVEHHAVRLAEIEAVLQERPAATAWDVTGELTWSRPWAEIPAYMQLAANGETLAHLALLEVMGRVAREDGPPPRFELAEVAVRAPAAPWGEP, from the coding sequence GTGATCGAGGTCACCGGGACCCACCAGCACGCGGCCTGGCAGGCCGGCGTCATCCCCGACGTCGAGAAGGTGCGGCCGGGCCTGTGGTCGATCCCGGTGCCCATCCCCGACAGCCCGTTGCGCTACGTGCTCGTCTACTGCCTGGAGCTCGACGACGGCGTGGCGCTGATCGACGCCGGCTGGAACTGCGACGAGGCCTGGGACGCCCTGGGCGCGGGGCTCGCGGTGGCGGGCGGCAGCATCGCCGACGTGCAGGCCGTGCTGGTGACCCACGTCCACCCCGACCACCATGGCCTGGCGGGACGGGTGCGCGCCGCGTCCGGCGCGTGGGTGGGCCTGCACCCGGCGGACGCGGCGCTCATCGGCGACCACGGCAGCGAGCTGGAGGCGCTGCTCTCGTCGCGCGCCGACCTCGTGGTGGAGTCGGGTGCGCCCGACGCCCTGGCCTTCCGGATGCCACCCGTGCCCGTGGCCATCACCGGGCCCGGCGGCTTCGCCGAGCCCGACGTGCTGCTGACCGACGGCGACCGTCCCGACCTGCCGGGCTGGGACCTGCGCACGGTGTGGACCCCCGGGCACTCGCCCGGCCACGTCTGCTTCTACAGCGAGGATCGCAGGCTGCTGCTGTCGGGCGACCACGTGCTGCCCCGCATCTCGCCGCACGTGGCCCGGCACTCGTCGCGCCACCCCGACCCGCTTGGCGACTTCCTGCGGTCGCTGACCAAGGTGCGCGCCCTGCCGGTCGACGAGGTGCTGCCGGCCCACGAGTACCGCTTCGCCGGCCTCGACCGGCGGGTGGACCAGCTGGTGGAGCACCACGCCGTTCGCCTGGCCGAGATCGAGGCCGTGCTGCAGGAGCGGCCCGCCGCCACCGCGTGGGACGTGACGGGGGAGCTCACGTGGTCGCGCCCGTGGGCCGAGATCCCCGCTTACATGCAGCTGGCCGCCAACGGCGAGACGCTGGCGCACCTGGCGCTGCTGGAGGTCATGGGCCGCGTCGCCCGCGAGGACGGGCCGCCGCCCCGCTTCGAGCTAGCTGAGGTCGCCGTCCGGGCCCCGGCTGCGCCGTGGGGCGAGCCGTGA
- a CDS encoding FCD domain-containing protein — MATNGRSQKSAPRLNQQLSQPRVAEMVADILRTRIVDGELADGELLPKQDDLLEEFPVSRPSIREAMRILETEGLISVRRGNIGGAEVHAPTAHGAAFMLGMVMQSKQLTLNDLGQALRILEPACAALCAGRSDRHTEVVPRLREVNKEAETHLDNGPEFTDLARVFHDEMVGSCGNVTLILLVGTLETLWSYHESRWAVTTDAEGRYPGLKLREAVLEAHVRITDAIDSGDEDAAHRVSQRHIEEAQAYVLNNTGNQRVNITGLRSRLAPRRSRGPDGDLS, encoded by the coding sequence ATGGCGACGAACGGCCGCTCCCAGAAGTCGGCACCACGGTTGAACCAGCAGCTCAGCCAACCCCGCGTGGCCGAGATGGTGGCCGACATCCTCCGGACCAGGATCGTCGACGGCGAGCTGGCCGACGGTGAGCTGCTCCCCAAGCAGGACGACCTGCTCGAGGAGTTCCCGGTGTCCCGGCCCTCCATCCGCGAGGCGATGCGCATCCTCGAGACCGAGGGGCTCATCAGCGTGCGCCGGGGCAACATCGGCGGCGCGGAGGTCCACGCCCCCACCGCCCACGGCGCCGCCTTCATGCTCGGCATGGTCATGCAGTCGAAGCAGCTCACGCTGAACGACCTCGGCCAGGCGCTGCGGATCCTCGAGCCGGCGTGCGCCGCGCTGTGCGCCGGCCGCAGCGACCGTCACACCGAGGTCGTGCCCCGGCTCCGGGAGGTCAACAAGGAGGCCGAGACGCACCTCGACAACGGCCCCGAGTTCACCGACCTGGCCCGCGTGTTCCACGACGAGATGGTCGGCTCGTGCGGCAACGTCACACTGATCCTGCTGGTGGGGACGCTGGAGACGCTGTGGTCCTACCACGAGTCGCGCTGGGCGGTCACGACCGATGCCGAGGGCCGCTACCCGGGGCTGAAGCTGCGTGAGGCGGTGCTCGAGGCCCACGTCCGCATCACCGACGCCATCGACAGCGGCGACGAGGACGCCGCCCACCGGGTCTCCCAGCGGCACATCGAAGAGGCCCAGGCCTACGTGCTCAACAACACGGGCAACCAGCGGGTCAACATCACCGGCCTGCGGTCACGGCTCGCCCCACGGCGCAGCCGGGGCCCGGACGGCGACCTCAGCTAG
- a CDS encoding ABC transporter substrate-binding protein, whose protein sequence is MTTARRLTALLVVSGLLLAACGDSDEPSTDGGGSGGGASGGSGGECDSPGVSDDEIKVGQLSALTTPSAAFYSLHQAGIEARIEALNAEGGIGGREIVVEAVDDAADANRAVTAARELVEQKGVFAVMAASSVIAGPASYLHDEGIPVVGFNVNPEWGTYDNMFGYSGSNSPEPVATTTGGEFLSEQGVEKLAILGYAEASTQAAADGMAASFEAADGEVVFNSTNSPYGNTEWTTEAEEIADSGADGLYLPIITQNALAAASAVRQAGADLKVILFPAGYSPTTLDQAGEAAEGVYFSTDAVPYEHDLPAHQKMLAALEEYSPDTPPAQEVLQGWMIGELLIRGIEEAGAECPTREAFIENLRQVDDYDADGLLNPAIDFEATFGQPYGMCFHYVKVEGGEFVPVTDGEALCGEVID, encoded by the coding sequence GTGACGACGGCGCGGCGCCTGACGGCGCTTCTGGTGGTGTCCGGGCTGCTGCTGGCAGCCTGCGGCGACAGCGACGAGCCATCCACCGACGGGGGCGGGTCCGGCGGCGGCGCCAGTGGCGGCAGCGGCGGCGAGTGCGACTCGCCCGGCGTGTCCGACGACGAGATCAAGGTCGGCCAGCTGTCCGCCCTGACCACACCCTCGGCCGCCTTCTACAGCCTCCACCAGGCCGGCATCGAGGCCCGCATCGAGGCCCTCAACGCCGAGGGCGGCATCGGCGGCCGCGAGATCGTGGTCGAGGCCGTCGACGACGCGGCCGACGCCAACCGGGCGGTCACCGCCGCCCGCGAGCTGGTCGAGCAGAAGGGCGTGTTCGCCGTGATGGCGGCCTCGTCGGTGATCGCCGGCCCGGCGTCGTACCTGCACGACGAGGGCATCCCGGTGGTCGGCTTCAACGTGAACCCCGAGTGGGGCACGTACGACAACATGTTCGGTTACAGCGGCAGCAACTCCCCCGAGCCGGTGGCGACCACCACCGGCGGCGAGTTCCTGAGCGAGCAGGGCGTCGAGAAGCTCGCCATCCTCGGCTACGCCGAGGCCTCCACCCAGGCCGCCGCCGACGGCATGGCCGCGTCGTTCGAGGCCGCCGACGGCGAGGTGGTGTTCAACAGCACCAACAGCCCCTACGGCAACACCGAGTGGACCACCGAGGCCGAGGAGATCGCCGACAGCGGCGCCGACGGCCTGTACCTGCCGATCATCACCCAGAACGCCCTCGCCGCCGCCTCAGCGGTGCGCCAGGCCGGGGCCGACCTCAAGGTGATCCTGTTCCCCGCCGGCTACAGCCCCACCACGCTGGACCAGGCCGGCGAGGCCGCCGAGGGCGTCTACTTCTCGACCGACGCCGTGCCCTACGAGCACGACCTGCCCGCCCACCAGAAGATGCTGGCCGCGCTCGAGGAGTACTCGCCCGACACGCCGCCGGCCCAGGAGGTGCTGCAGGGCTGGATGATCGGCGAGCTGCTCATCCGGGGCATCGAGGAGGCCGGCGCCGAGTGCCCGACCCGCGAGGCGTTCATCGAGAACCTGCGCCAGGTCGACGACTACGACGCCGACGGCCTGCTCAACCCGGCCATCGACTTCGAGGCGACCTTTGGCCAGCCCTACGGGATGTGCTTCCACTACGTGAAGGTCGAGGGTGGCGAGTTCGTGCCGGTCACCGACGGTGAGGCGCTCTGCGGTGAGGTCATCGACTGA